Proteins from a genomic interval of Mesobacillus sp. S13:
- a CDS encoding metallophosphoesterase, translated as MFRIFIVIVLTVGGYLGLANTDFASAAETEIPRLQFPVISDTHICGEPQTLGGIPVCQDYSRDLKFGRALEDYQETAPNYKAIAVVGDLTNQGLEQQYLAFGQMLNQYVPSYIEKVFAIGNHEFFEKKYNRALTDEDMIKRFLALAGKERLYYDTWIYGYHFIVLGSESTASGDYNSAFISEEQYQWLVEKIAVNTSESKPIFVFLHQSIKDTIYGSEYWSGISDSRLADILRKYPQSILFTGHSHYLLEHPRTVYQDGFTMVNTGAVAYGYYDGGNLFGKSQGLLVNVFKDRVEIKARDFGTQAWINQYSIEVPYKKTYEDIELPAFSEGSSITIDSVNHKSARVSWDPATDNGIIEKYEIYLNGKLWDTKYTRYWEDDVSVEMVMLNGLLQHTDYNIEVIGIDGYGNKTQIGLKTSFQTTWTYSGWVNEDGNWYYYDPETGTTRTGWVDYEGKRFYMNETGIMQTGWISVDGMWYYLDDKGVMQVGWNLYKNKWYYMDETGAMQTGWELVNGKWYYLSENGTMVSGWLLEKDKWYYLAADGSMKTGWLKSGTKWYYLSSKGMVTNWHQIGGKWYFFDQNGGMKTDWIKDGENWYYLESSGSMKTGWLKYSDAWYYLDMRSGVMINGWKYIGEKWYYFYRNGKMAVNTTINGYKIGANGAMY; from the coding sequence GTGTTTCGTATTTTTATTGTTATTGTACTTACCGTCGGGGGATATTTAGGATTAGCGAATACGGACTTTGCAAGTGCTGCAGAAACAGAGATACCGAGGCTTCAGTTTCCGGTCATAAGTGATACCCATATTTGTGGGGAACCTCAGACTTTGGGGGGGATCCCAGTTTGCCAGGATTATAGCCGGGATTTAAAGTTCGGGAGGGCACTCGAGGATTATCAAGAAACAGCACCTAATTACAAAGCGATTGCTGTTGTCGGGGATCTAACGAACCAGGGGCTTGAACAGCAATATCTCGCTTTTGGTCAAATGCTGAATCAATATGTGCCTTCTTACATAGAGAAAGTCTTTGCAATCGGGAATCATGAATTTTTCGAGAAAAAGTATAATCGAGCTTTGACAGATGAGGATATGATTAAGAGATTCCTTGCCCTGGCTGGCAAAGAACGATTGTATTATGACACATGGATTTATGGCTATCATTTCATTGTGCTTGGAAGTGAATCAACGGCAAGTGGTGACTATAATTCTGCGTTTATTTCTGAAGAACAATACCAATGGCTGGTAGAGAAAATTGCAGTCAATACATCAGAAAGTAAACCCATTTTTGTGTTCCTGCACCAATCTATCAAGGATACGATTTACGGGAGTGAATACTGGAGCGGAATCAGTGATTCCAGGCTCGCAGATATTTTAAGGAAGTACCCGCAATCTATCCTTTTCACGGGTCACTCGCACTATCTGCTGGAACATCCAAGAACTGTTTACCAGGATGGGTTCACAATGGTCAATACTGGGGCAGTTGCATATGGCTATTATGATGGCGGGAATCTATTTGGCAAATCGCAGGGATTGTTGGTGAATGTCTTCAAGGACCGTGTAGAAATCAAGGCGAGGGACTTTGGTACTCAAGCTTGGATCAATCAATACTCGATTGAGGTACCCTATAAAAAGACCTATGAGGATATTGAATTGCCTGCTTTCTCGGAAGGGTCTAGCATAACCATAGATTCAGTAAATCATAAATCAGCGAGAGTTTCCTGGGATCCAGCTACAGATAATGGCATTATAGAAAAATATGAAATTTATTTGAATGGTAAACTATGGGACACAAAATATACTCGTTATTGGGAAGATGATGTATCCGTCGAAATGGTTATGTTAAATGGCCTTTTACAGCATACGGATTATAATATTGAAGTCATTGGCATTGATGGCTATGGAAACAAGACTCAAATTGGTTTGAAAACATCATTCCAGACTACTTGGACATATAGTGGCTGGGTTAATGAAGATGGTAACTGGTATTACTATGACCCTGAAACAGGAACGACTAGAACAGGATGGGTCGATTATGAAGGCAAGAGATTTTACATGAATGAAACTGGCATCATGCAAACAGGTTGGATATCAGTGGATGGCATGTGGTACTACCTGGATGATAAGGGTGTCATGCAAGTTGGATGGAATTTGTACAAAAACAAGTGGTATTACATGGATGAAACAGGCGCCATGCAAACAGGCTGGGAATTAGTGAATGGAAAGTGGTATTATCTATCCGAAAACGGCACGATGGTCAGCGGCTGGTTATTGGAGAAGGACAAATGGTATTATTTAGCTGCAGATGGCTCCATGAAGACCGGGTGGCTCAAGTCAGGAACAAAGTGGTATTATTTGTCGTCAAAGGGTATGGTGACGAATTGGCACCAAATTGGAGGCAAATGGTACTTCTTTGATCAGAACGGAGGAATGAAGACCGATTGGATTAAAGATGGTGAGAATTGGTATTATCTAGAATCCAGTGGTTCTATGAAGACAGGGTGGCTTAAATACAGTGACGCATGGTATTATCTCGATATGAGAAGCGGTGTCATGATCAATGGTTGGAAGTATATTGGCGAAAAATGGTACTATTTTTACAGAAACGGGAAAATGGCTGTAAATACTACTATAAATGGTTATAAAATTGGAGCAAATGGCGCGATGTATTGA
- a CDS encoding C40 family peptidase, whose amino-acid sequence MKKLLMAGMLSCSLLVSGLVGGDKAEASTSGLITDTALDYVGVPYVWGGTTPSGFDCSGFITYTFNKAGITLPRSSADMYQVGSSVSKSELQPGDLVFFTTYKAGPSHVGIYLEGDQFVHAGGSAVQVSSLSNSYWKERYIGSKRVVASTSGWSKEDGKWFYYLSDGSKKTGWLKWNSEWYFHDINGVMKTGWVKWSGDWYYLNGSGSMKTGWLKWNNNWYYLNSGGDMKTGWVLSGGKWYYLYPGGEMAYNTTIDGYKLNSDGAWIK is encoded by the coding sequence ATGAAAAAGTTATTAATGGCAGGTATGCTTTCTTGTTCTTTGTTGGTTAGCGGGTTAGTCGGTGGCGATAAGGCAGAAGCTTCAACTAGTGGATTGATTACGGACACTGCCCTTGATTATGTTGGTGTACCTTATGTATGGGGAGGTACAACTCCGAGTGGATTCGATTGTTCAGGTTTTATAACATATACTTTCAATAAGGCTGGAATTACTCTGCCACGGTCATCAGCAGATATGTACCAGGTTGGCAGCTCTGTATCCAAAAGTGAGTTACAGCCAGGAGATTTAGTTTTCTTTACAACTTATAAAGCAGGTCCTTCACATGTAGGGATTTATTTAGAAGGAGATCAGTTCGTTCACGCGGGAGGATCAGCGGTACAAGTTTCAAGTCTATCAAATTCTTATTGGAAAGAACGTTACATTGGCTCTAAAAGAGTAGTAGCTTCTACATCAGGCTGGAGCAAAGAAGATGGCAAATGGTTTTACTACCTTTCTGATGGCAGCAAGAAGACAGGCTGGCTGAAGTGGAATAGCGAATGGTATTTCCACGATATTAATGGTGTCATGAAGACAGGCTGGGTAAAATGGAGTGGAGACTGGTATTACCTGAATGGCAGCGGCTCCATGAAGACAGGCTGGCTAAAATGGAATAATAACTGGTACTACCTGAATTCTGGCGGAGACATGAAGACAGGATGGGTACTTTCCGGCGGCAAGTGGTACTACCTGTATCCAGGTGGAGAAATGGCATATAATACTACAATCGACGGATATAAACTTAATAGTGATGGTGCGTGGATCAAATAA
- a CDS encoding S8 family serine peptidase, with the protein MKRKNTGRKIASSVLASALVLSSFSFPLTSASAAENAYSSKIKQIEQYKAKQLKQLDGKYKKTKASLKAEDKVRVIVEVEGETPVEYATKQGKLYKELSEDTKSSIDSKLKSAQKSVKDKIKSKNIRMDHKKSFSTAFNGFSGEVTYKDIAKIEGIAGVKNVYLANEYNRPEEAPDMKTSHNYIQSQATWADAGLKGEGMIVSVIDTGVDPSHKDFVLTDKAQAELSKEETETLVTEEGLKGKYFSDKVPYGYNYYDENQTILDLGPEASMHGMHVAGTVAANGDEATGGIKGVAPEAQVLGMKVFSNDPNYPSTWSDVYLAAIDDSIKLGADVLNMSLGSTASFYEEKSAENLAITRAVDNGIVAAVSAGNSGHIGYGWDNPYAQNPDIGLVGAPGLNTNTIQVAASGNDAYLYQHTFTVQGNESFSAVGYGIDDWVKLSEENGPLEMVAVPGVGADADYAGVDVKGKVAVVSRGSLSFYDKTVNAAEAGAIGIIVYNNGGSTFFNNQGGWDVPFMLIQTGEGEALKQAIAAGNNVLNVSQTKKQEDVEMGRMTEFTSWGTTPSLDFKPEITAPGGKIYSTLQDDKYGVKSGTSMAAPHVAGGSALVQQYLQSDERFSELTAGERTKLAKVLLMNTADAIDDLYGQPFSPRRQGAGMMQTFAAVNTPAVVVDSATGEAKVGLKDFTSKQFEMTLTASNLTDEEVTYSVDTSVLTDYFYQVNGDEDYNALIAADMPGAVVDAPETVTVPAGESVEFTVSVDLTDAKIPGEDKDGNEMTYDLKEDIFVEGFVTLTDVNGAEDGQLLPQLNVPYMGFYGEWDRPEILDGFTSLGESRYYDLKYLFKSPSEMLFGADGNFSYQVPEKDFFAVSPNGDGYFDDVYPLPAFMRNAAEVQYNVLDENGKFLRRVLMEKDVRKNFYNGGTGSPFSFNPARAWNGKVKSDIVKDGLYYYEIKSVIDYEGAEWQSKKIPVYIDTTAPEVKAAYDAETSTVSWEAKEDGTGVEFYAIFVDGKLVDQVAGNVTNYQLTDVPEKALVEVAAVDYGFNIGFDIAAVGDTDMPLIYLDDASPEPYGAYNTLEVPVKGYVEDDYVIEKITVNGKDVEFTFNEEKSRYDFSTTTSFEKDGKYDVIVTALDYSGKEFSINRRVFVDTTAPEIIVDAPAKVGKATEEVTLKLNLKDNFNYLSLYVDNNHEFVKEFDSPVEIVNAADEMVEVTVPVAMGENTIELKLTDLGGNETVKEVKVERAELKKGWKKEDNKWFYYNEDVKQTGWLKDGTKWYYLNKDGVMQTGWVQDAGKWYFLEKSGVMKTGWVKDGSKWYFLAKSGAMQTGWVQDGGQWYFLEKSGAMKTGWLLDGGEWYYLNTSGSMQTGWKLVGSKWYYFYKSGKMAKDTKIGAYKLGKDGAWIK; encoded by the coding sequence ATGAAAAGAAAAAACACAGGGCGCAAAATTGCCTCTAGTGTACTTGCATCAGCATTGGTTCTTTCTAGCTTTAGCTTTCCATTGACAAGCGCATCTGCAGCAGAGAATGCATATTCTTCAAAAATCAAGCAGATTGAGCAATATAAAGCAAAGCAGCTGAAACAGCTTGATGGAAAGTACAAGAAGACAAAAGCTTCATTGAAAGCAGAAGATAAAGTTCGTGTAATCGTAGAAGTTGAAGGAGAAACACCGGTTGAGTATGCAACTAAACAGGGCAAACTTTACAAAGAATTATCAGAAGATACTAAATCTTCCATTGACTCAAAACTAAAAAGTGCGCAGAAGAGCGTAAAGGATAAGATCAAGTCTAAAAACATCCGTATGGATCATAAGAAGAGCTTCTCTACTGCTTTCAATGGTTTCAGCGGTGAAGTAACATACAAGGATATCGCGAAAATCGAAGGTATTGCTGGGGTAAAGAATGTTTACCTGGCTAATGAATATAACCGTCCTGAAGAAGCTCCGGATATGAAGACAAGCCATAATTATATTCAATCCCAAGCTACATGGGCAGATGCAGGTCTTAAAGGTGAAGGTATGATCGTTTCTGTCATCGATACAGGAGTGGATCCTTCCCACAAGGATTTCGTTTTGACAGACAAAGCTCAAGCGGAATTGTCTAAGGAAGAAACAGAGACTTTGGTAACTGAAGAGGGGCTGAAAGGAAAGTATTTTTCTGACAAGGTTCCTTATGGTTATAACTATTATGATGAGAATCAGACTATCCTTGACCTTGGTCCGGAAGCTTCCATGCATGGTATGCACGTTGCAGGAACGGTAGCAGCAAATGGTGATGAGGCAACAGGCGGAATCAAGGGGGTTGCTCCAGAAGCACAGGTACTTGGAATGAAGGTTTTCAGTAATGACCCTAATTATCCATCTACATGGTCTGATGTATATCTGGCTGCAATTGATGACTCTATTAAACTAGGTGCAGATGTTCTGAACATGAGCTTGGGATCCACAGCCTCTTTCTATGAAGAAAAGAGTGCTGAAAACCTTGCGATTACTCGTGCGGTAGATAATGGGATTGTCGCTGCTGTATCAGCAGGTAACTCCGGCCACATCGGCTATGGATGGGACAACCCTTATGCACAAAACCCTGATATCGGTTTGGTAGGTGCGCCAGGATTGAACACAAACACAATCCAGGTTGCTGCATCTGGTAATGATGCATACCTTTACCAGCACACTTTTACAGTTCAAGGAAATGAGTCCTTCTCTGCTGTAGGTTATGGAATCGATGATTGGGTCAAGCTTTCTGAGGAAAATGGCCCGCTAGAGATGGTTGCTGTTCCAGGAGTCGGAGCTGATGCTGATTATGCTGGCGTAGACGTAAAAGGAAAGGTAGCAGTCGTATCACGTGGTTCATTATCATTCTACGATAAGACTGTTAATGCTGCAGAAGCAGGCGCAATCGGAATCATTGTCTATAACAATGGGGGATCCACTTTCTTCAACAACCAGGGTGGCTGGGATGTACCATTCATGCTGATTCAGACTGGTGAAGGTGAAGCCCTTAAGCAGGCAATTGCTGCTGGCAATAATGTATTAAATGTAAGTCAGACTAAGAAGCAAGAAGATGTTGAAATGGGCCGCATGACTGAATTCACTTCATGGGGAACAACTCCAAGCCTTGACTTCAAGCCTGAAATCACGGCACCAGGCGGAAAGATTTACTCTACATTACAAGATGATAAGTACGGCGTAAAGAGTGGTACATCCATGGCCGCGCCGCACGTGGCTGGTGGATCGGCGCTTGTACAGCAATACCTGCAATCGGATGAGCGGTTCAGCGAGCTGACTGCTGGAGAAAGAACAAAATTGGCAAAAGTTCTGCTTATGAACACAGCGGATGCAATCGATGATCTATATGGACAGCCGTTCTCACCACGCCGTCAGGGGGCTGGAATGATGCAGACATTTGCAGCGGTCAACACTCCTGCGGTAGTTGTCGATAGCGCGACGGGTGAAGCGAAAGTTGGATTGAAAGATTTCACTTCCAAGCAGTTTGAAATGACCTTGACTGCAAGCAATCTGACTGATGAGGAAGTTACGTACAGTGTGGACACTAGCGTTCTGACGGACTACTTCTATCAAGTCAATGGCGATGAAGATTACAATGCTTTGATTGCTGCGGATATGCCAGGTGCTGTAGTGGATGCTCCTGAAACAGTGACTGTTCCAGCAGGTGAGTCTGTGGAATTTACTGTAAGCGTCGATTTGACAGATGCAAAGATCCCTGGTGAAGATAAAGATGGCAATGAAATGACTTATGATTTGAAGGAAGATATCTTTGTTGAAGGCTTCGTGACATTAACAGATGTTAATGGTGCAGAAGATGGACAGCTACTTCCGCAATTGAATGTACCTTACATGGGCTTCTATGGTGAGTGGGATCGTCCGGAAATCCTTGACGGCTTTACTAGTTTAGGAGAGTCAAGATACTATGATCTTAAGTATCTATTTAAGTCTCCAAGTGAAATGTTGTTTGGTGCTGATGGAAACTTCAGTTACCAGGTACCAGAGAAAGACTTCTTTGCAGTATCTCCAAATGGTGATGGGTATTTTGATGATGTCTATCCGCTTCCAGCATTCATGAGAAATGCGGCAGAAGTACAGTACAATGTACTGGATGAAAACGGCAAATTCCTTCGCCGAGTTCTTATGGAAAAGGATGTAAGGAAAAACTTCTATAACGGTGGAACTGGAAGTCCTTTCTCATTCAACCCAGCTCGTGCATGGAATGGAAAAGTTAAATCCGATATTGTTAAAGATGGATTATATTATTATGAAATCAAATCAGTGATCGATTATGAAGGTGCTGAGTGGCAGAGCAAGAAAATTCCTGTCTATATTGATACAACTGCACCTGAAGTAAAAGCTGCGTATGATGCTGAAACATCAACAGTCAGCTGGGAAGCAAAAGAAGATGGAACAGGCGTAGAGTTTTACGCAATCTTTGTTGATGGCAAGCTAGTAGATCAGGTTGCCGGAAATGTTACAAACTATCAGCTTACCGATGTACCTGAAAAGGCGCTTGTTGAAGTGGCTGCAGTAGACTATGGATTCAATATCGGATTCGATATAGCTGCTGTTGGAGATACTGATATGCCGCTTATCTACCTGGACGATGCTAGCCCAGAACCATATGGTGCATACAATACCTTAGAAGTTCCGGTAAAAGGTTATGTAGAGGATGACTATGTAATCGAGAAGATTACTGTGAATGGTAAAGATGTTGAATTCACATTTAATGAAGAAAAATCACGTTATGATTTCTCGACTACGACTTCCTTCGAAAAAGATGGAAAGTACGACGTCATTGTTACGGCATTAGACTATTCTGGTAAAGAGTTCTCAATCAACCGTAGAGTTTTTGTGGATACGACTGCACCTGAAATCATAGTAGATGCACCTGCGAAGGTTGGAAAAGCAACAGAAGAAGTTACCTTGAAGCTTAACCTAAAAGACAACTTCAACTATCTATCTCTATATGTAGACAATAATCATGAGTTTGTTAAAGAGTTCGACAGCCCTGTAGAGATTGTAAATGCTGCAGATGAGATGGTTGAAGTCACAGTTCCAGTTGCGATGGGCGAAAACACAATCGAGCTTAAGCTGACTGACCTAGGCGGAAACGAAACGGTCAAGGAAGTTAAAGTTGAACGTGCTGAACTCAAAAAAGGCTGGAAAAAAGAAGATAATAAGTGGTTCTACTACAATGAAGATGTTAAGCAAACTGGCTGGCTGAAAGATGGAACTAAGTGGTACTACCTGAACAAGGATGGCGTCATGCAGACTGGCTGGGTACAGGATGCTGGCAAATGGTACTTCCTAGAGAAATCTGGTGTCATGAAGACTGGCTGGGTAAAAGATGGCAGCAAGTGGTACTTCCTTGCTAAGAGCGGAGCTATGCAAACTGGCTGGGTTCAAGATGGAGGCCAATGGTACTTCCTTGAGAAGTCAGGCGCAATGAAGACAGGCTGGCTATTGGATGGCGGCGAATGGTACTACCTGAATACAAGTGGATCAATGCAAACTGGTTGGAAACTTGTTGGTTCTAAATGGTACTACTTCTACAAGAGTGGAAAGATGGCCAAGGATACTAAAATTGGCGCTTACAAGCTTGGAAAAGACGGAGCTTGGATCAAGTAA
- a CDS encoding M14 family zinc carboxypeptidase has product MKKLAVSVLLCNSLLYPLNAFAETNSSNLQDSQELFLHQQEDKQEQSSNEMNAEEGTENQISDEESEVSQETTEDPSQPVEGDDTSEQPSDQEQTIEGWVQEGENWFYYINGEKVTGWQEIEGFQLYFDLETGARQHGWIEVDEEFFYLDNETGAMQTGWHEEDGNWYYLDPETGAKQFGHIQSEEKWYYLDPATGAMEHGWLLLENNWYYFHYKTGERHSGWLQDGTKWYYLLPETGVMQTKWFKVDETWFYADGKTGERKTGWLKDGTKWYYLNDDGSMRIGWVYYKYRWYYLKDSGAMALGWAKDEGKWYYLDPGADGAMDTGWLKWNNKWYFLNKDGSMKIGWLKWNSKWYYLYDSGAMATGWYKDGDKWYYSYSSGVMAADTYVEGYYLAKNGAWIPDIVNPRKVYTYDEMVSDIMEFKKYYPELVTVQSIGKSVDGRDLYAFKLGNGPKEILLNGSHHAREHMTTNLLMEMADQYLQSYEKGTTFADYSVRNILNKTSMWFVPMVNPDGVTLVQKGAYSTKNPSYVLMLNNGSYNFSEWKANVRGVDLNRQYPADWENIRANTGKPAPSHFKGYKPLSEPEALALYEFTKAHNFKIATAYHSSGQILYWNFKQTGSRYTRDYNIALKYQRMTGYSLVKPTTNPSGGGFTDWFIQDIKMPGFTPEISPYTYGKPVPVSRFDSIWNENKAAGLMLANEALGL; this is encoded by the coding sequence ATGAAGAAATTGGCAGTATCGGTATTGTTATGCAATTCCTTGCTGTATCCTTTGAATGCTTTTGCGGAAACAAACTCTAGCAATCTTCAAGATTCGCAGGAGCTTTTTTTGCATCAGCAAGAGGACAAGCAGGAACAATCATCAAATGAAATGAATGCAGAAGAAGGAACGGAGAATCAGATTTCTGATGAAGAGTCAGAAGTCAGTCAGGAAACAACAGAGGATCCTTCGCAACCTGTGGAGGGTGACGATACTTCGGAACAACCTTCAGACCAGGAGCAAACTATAGAAGGTTGGGTCCAGGAAGGCGAAAATTGGTTTTACTATATCAATGGTGAAAAAGTGACAGGCTGGCAAGAAATTGAAGGGTTCCAGTTATATTTTGATCTAGAAACCGGAGCGCGTCAGCATGGCTGGATCGAAGTCGATGAGGAATTCTTTTATCTAGACAACGAGACAGGAGCAATGCAAACTGGCTGGCATGAGGAAGATGGCAATTGGTATTATCTGGACCCGGAAACTGGCGCAAAACAATTTGGCCATATTCAGTCCGAAGAGAAATGGTACTATTTAGACCCTGCTACCGGAGCGATGGAGCATGGCTGGCTGTTGCTTGAGAACAACTGGTATTACTTCCATTATAAGACTGGAGAAAGACATAGTGGCTGGCTTCAGGATGGAACGAAATGGTATTATCTTTTACCCGAAACTGGCGTAATGCAAACCAAATGGTTCAAAGTTGATGAAACTTGGTTTTATGCAGACGGTAAAACTGGTGAGAGGAAGACTGGCTGGCTAAAAGACGGAACGAAATGGTATTACCTCAATGATGATGGCTCGATGAGAATCGGCTGGGTTTATTATAAGTATAGATGGTATTACCTAAAGGATTCTGGTGCCATGGCGCTTGGATGGGCCAAGGATGAAGGGAAATGGTATTATCTAGACCCAGGTGCGGATGGGGCAATGGATACAGGATGGCTTAAGTGGAATAACAAGTGGTACTTCCTGAATAAAGATGGTTCAATGAAAATCGGCTGGCTAAAGTGGAATAGCAAGTGGTATTACTTGTATGATTCAGGAGCTATGGCCACCGGCTGGTATAAAGATGGAGATAAGTGGTACTATTCTTACAGCAGTGGTGTCATGGCAGCTGATACATATGTAGAAGGATATTACTTAGCGAAAAATGGTGCGTGGATTCCTGATATTGTCAATCCTCGTAAGGTATATACATATGATGAGATGGTCTCTGATATCATGGAATTCAAGAAGTATTATCCAGAATTAGTAACTGTACAGTCAATCGGCAAGTCTGTTGACGGTAGAGATCTATATGCATTCAAACTAGGTAATGGGCCGAAAGAGATTCTGCTGAATGGATCCCACCATGCCCGTGAGCACATGACTACGAACTTATTGATGGAAATGGCAGATCAGTACCTTCAGTCATATGAAAAGGGAACTACTTTTGCGGATTATAGTGTCAGGAATATCCTGAACAAAACTTCCATGTGGTTTGTACCAATGGTAAATCCTGATGGTGTAACCTTAGTTCAAAAAGGTGCTTACAGTACCAAGAACCCATCTTATGTCTTGATGTTGAACAACGGAAGCTATAATTTCTCCGAATGGAAGGCGAATGTACGGGGGGTTGATTTAAACCGTCAATATCCTGCTGATTGGGAGAATATCAGAGCAAATACCGGGAAGCCTGCACCATCCCATTTTAAGGGGTACAAGCCTTTGAGTGAACCAGAAGCATTGGCGTTATATGAATTCACTAAGGCACATAACTTTAAAATAGCCACGGCATACCATTCTTCAGGACAAATCTTGTACTGGAACTTTAAACAGACTGGCAGCCGATACACACGTGATTATAATATCGCCTTGAAATATCAAAGGATGACAGGATATAGCCTTGTTAAGCCAACAACCAACCCAAGCGGCGGGGGCTTCACGGACTGGTTTATCCAGGATATCAAGATGCCAGGCTTTACACCGGAAATCTCACCTTATACTTACGGTAAGCCAGTTCCGGTAAGCAGGTTTGACAGCATCTGGAACGAAAATAAAGCAGCAGGTTTAATGCTTGCGAATGAAGCACTTGGTTTATAG